The following coding sequences are from one Niveibacterium umoris window:
- a CDS encoding extracellular solute-binding protein has protein sequence MKIQFLITPVALALSLICNPVLAAKGKAPANPPAPAAADVEIASQLPKDKQEALQTLISRFNDANKGSRIVLVDRAWDAGAPLTAQILDPVSEEAFLAGKQRYKPLYAVAKDAGVKLDLAERGAPVVAPISVDAKGRLLGLPVALATPVFFVNQDVFRKNGLDPASPPKTWAEVQDAAGKLVDGGVACPLTVARPATALLENTAAWHNEPFVNAKGDLAVNGLNYVRHLARMASWQKSRYLQIFGHGDEAVDRFASGECAMLIAGQSAMPVASKGSFAVGVSALPYYQDVQGARQNTLADGPVLWVSAGRNANEYKTIAKFVAFWLEPTQQIDWMRATGYLPLNRSGAFAASSRSFGSELNYIKVAVDQLVATPATANSRATAMGHSPRVLKVLEEELDGVWNQGKAAKLALDEAVSRIRALGIR, from the coding sequence ATGAAAATCCAGTTTCTGATTACGCCCGTCGCGCTTGCCCTGAGCCTGATTTGCAACCCTGTGCTGGCGGCAAAAGGCAAAGCGCCCGCAAATCCCCCGGCGCCGGCAGCGGCCGATGTCGAGATTGCCAGCCAGTTGCCCAAGGACAAACAGGAAGCGCTGCAGACGCTGATTTCGCGCTTCAACGATGCGAACAAGGGTAGCCGAATCGTGCTGGTCGATCGCGCTTGGGACGCCGGCGCGCCGCTGACTGCCCAGATTCTGGATCCGGTCAGCGAAGAGGCCTTCCTCGCAGGCAAGCAGCGCTACAAGCCGCTGTATGCGGTTGCCAAGGACGCGGGGGTCAAGCTCGACCTGGCAGAGCGGGGAGCACCGGTGGTTGCACCGATTTCGGTCGACGCGAAGGGCCGCTTGCTCGGCCTGCCAGTCGCGCTGGCGACTCCGGTGTTCTTCGTGAACCAAGACGTGTTCCGCAAAAACGGGCTTGATCCGGCGAGCCCGCCCAAGACATGGGCGGAAGTGCAGGACGCTGCCGGCAAACTGGTCGATGGCGGCGTTGCCTGCCCGCTGACGGTCGCGCGCCCGGCGACCGCGTTGCTTGAAAATACTGCCGCGTGGCACAACGAACCGTTCGTGAACGCCAAGGGCGACCTCGCGGTGAATGGGCTTAACTATGTGCGCCATCTGGCGCGCATGGCCTCCTGGCAAAAATCGCGCTACCTGCAGATCTTCGGTCATGGCGACGAGGCGGTGGATCGCTTTGCAAGTGGCGAATGCGCCATGCTGATCGCCGGGCAGTCCGCCATGCCGGTTGCGTCGAAGGGTAGCTTCGCGGTTGGCGTGAGCGCGCTTCCGTATTATCAGGACGTGCAGGGCGCACGCCAGAACACGCTGGCCGATGGACCCGTGCTGTGGGTGTCGGCCGGCCGCAACGCAAACGAGTACAAGACGATCGCGAAGTTCGTTGCGTTCTGGCTTGAGCCCACGCAGCAGATCGACTGGATGCGTGCGACCGGCTATCTGCCGCTCAACCGCTCCGGCGCCTTCGCGGCCAGCAGTCGGTCCTTCGGCAGCGAACTGAACTACATCAAGGTGGCGGTCGATCAGCTCGTGGCCACGCCGGCGACGGCGAATTCGCGCGCCACCGCGATGGGCCACAGCCCGCGTGTGCTCAAGGTGCTGGAAGAAGAACTCGACGGCGTCTGGAACCAGGGCAAGGCGGCCAAGCTCGCGCTCGACGAGGCCGTTTCGCGTATCCGCGCCCTCGGAATCCGCTGA
- a CDS encoding putative bifunctional diguanylate cyclase/phosphodiesterase, whose product MTVRNVQFEEPQDKVLAVRAALAAHGFGETERAALRAFWHSADLARLGDSLADGLTVLRAEAADVSPTCGDVFVQAFQGIIGWELDPDWPLRLSASWLALYEAGGAPDMPARAAAVAMTVLQGELIHERSSVSRLDAALLQIIMRVGLLIAGLLAKVSNEAEAHARWLAEHVEPTSGLPNRVALISRFEPAGADGKPTGLLVVGLQWGESAVLLNTADRDRARNELGRALLGRGRADDSLFRVSDDDWVLWAPGVGDGPRLELAAAALLEAGEQALRKVGLASHASLSVGAAVTPRDGDSIDAVLNAARRARVAASRIGRSIGIAGPEIELERNERVLLEREFIEAMRNNEFGLHLQPIIQVSDGGCLGGEALLRWQRSSGQWVPPPQIVSMAEQFGLMQQLTRLVLQRAAAMLSELQREGVAVGIAVNLAGGDLRDPELPEFIAQALATWRVPPDRLTLELTEGSMIADDAHTLELIARLRSAGYGVALDDFGTGYSSLAWLRRLPATRLKIDRMFVQKMPETPQDRAIVSSVIQLAQGLGLRVVAEGVEREEQLRMLMAMGCDAAQGFLIARPMAIAEFIAWWTEWERGGRGGYWASRQ is encoded by the coding sequence ATGACAGTCCGGAACGTGCAATTCGAGGAGCCGCAGGACAAGGTGCTCGCCGTGCGGGCGGCGCTGGCAGCGCATGGATTTGGCGAGACTGAACGGGCGGCGCTTCGCGCTTTCTGGCACAGCGCGGACCTTGCAAGGCTGGGTGATTCGCTTGCGGACGGTCTGACGGTGCTTCGTGCCGAGGCGGCCGACGTAAGTCCGACGTGTGGCGATGTGTTTGTGCAGGCCTTCCAGGGGATTATTGGCTGGGAGCTGGACCCGGACTGGCCGCTGCGACTGAGCGCTTCCTGGCTTGCCTTGTATGAAGCCGGGGGCGCGCCGGACATGCCAGCGCGTGCTGCCGCTGTTGCAATGACAGTGCTCCAGGGCGAACTGATCCACGAACGCAGCAGCGTTTCACGGCTGGATGCCGCGTTGCTGCAGATCATCATGCGTGTGGGCTTGCTCATAGCCGGCCTGCTCGCGAAAGTGTCAAACGAGGCGGAGGCGCATGCGCGGTGGCTCGCGGAGCATGTCGAACCGACATCCGGATTGCCGAATCGAGTTGCCTTGATTTCACGCTTTGAACCGGCTGGGGCCGACGGCAAGCCAACAGGCCTTCTGGTGGTCGGGCTGCAATGGGGCGAGAGTGCGGTCCTGCTCAACACTGCGGATCGCGATCGGGCCCGGAATGAGTTGGGGCGTGCCTTGCTTGGACGGGGGCGTGCGGATGACTCGCTCTTTCGCGTCAGTGACGACGACTGGGTGCTGTGGGCGCCGGGAGTCGGTGATGGTCCGCGGCTGGAACTGGCTGCCGCTGCGCTGCTCGAGGCGGGCGAGCAGGCGTTGCGAAAAGTGGGACTGGCTTCCCATGCGAGCTTGTCGGTTGGCGCGGCGGTGACGCCACGCGACGGCGATTCGATCGACGCGGTGCTCAATGCAGCACGGCGTGCGCGGGTGGCTGCATCGCGCATTGGTCGCTCAATTGGAATCGCGGGACCGGAGATCGAACTCGAACGTAACGAGCGCGTCTTGCTTGAGCGTGAGTTCATCGAAGCGATGAGAAACAACGAATTCGGCCTGCACCTGCAACCGATCATCCAGGTGTCGGACGGTGGATGCCTGGGGGGTGAGGCACTGCTGCGCTGGCAGCGCAGCAGCGGGCAGTGGGTGCCGCCGCCCCAAATCGTTTCAATGGCCGAGCAGTTCGGACTGATGCAGCAACTGACGCGGCTGGTGTTGCAGCGCGCTGCTGCAATGCTCTCCGAACTGCAGCGAGAAGGCGTCGCGGTTGGCATCGCGGTGAACCTCGCCGGAGGTGACCTTCGCGACCCGGAATTGCCCGAATTCATCGCGCAGGCCCTCGCGACCTGGCGTGTACCGCCCGACCGGCTGACGCTGGAGCTCACCGAGGGGTCGATGATTGCCGACGATGCGCACACGCTTGAACTCATCGCGCGCCTTCGCAGTGCGGGTTATGGCGTCGCGCTGGACGATTTTGGCACCGGCTATTCGTCCCTCGCCTGGTTGCGCCGATTGCCGGCCACCCGGCTGAAGATCGACCGCATGTTCGTGCAGAAAATGCCAGAGACGCCGCAGGATCGCGCCATCGTCAGTTCCGTGATCCAGCTTGCCCAAGGGCTTGGGCTGCGTGTGGTTGCCGAGGGTGTGGAGCGTGAAGAGCAGTTGCGGATGTTGATGGCGATGGGCTGCGATGCGGCACAGGGATTCCTCATCGCGCGCCCGATGGCGATTGCCGAATTCATTGCATGGTGGACGGAGTGGGAGCGCGGCGGCCGGGGTGGCTACTGGGCGTCGCGGCAATGA
- the alaS gene encoding alanine--tRNA ligase — protein MKSAEIRRQFLEFFASKGHQIVDSSSLVPGDDPTLLFTNAGMNQFKDVFLGFDKRPYTRATTSQKCVRAGGKHNDLENVGYTARHHTFFEMLGNFSFGDYFKRDAIKYAWELLTEVYKLPTEKLWVTVYAEDDEAYDIWTKEVGVPAERVIRIGDNKGARYASDNFWMMGDTGPCGPCTEIFYDHGEQIWGGPPGSPDEDGDRYIEIWNNVFMQFNRDEAGVMHPLPKPSVDTGMGLERISAVLQHVHANYEIDLFQSLIKAAARETRSSDMDSPSLKVLADHIRACSFLIADGVIPGNAGRGYVLRRIIRRAIRHGYKLGARAAFFHKMVPDLVAEMGEAYPELVKEQAKVTAILKEEEDSFFRTIQNGMEILDATLAVMDSNGRKELDGEVAFKLHDTYGFPLDLTADICRERNYTVDAAGFDAAMARQREQARAAGKFKMAAALEYSGSATTFHGYDRLNVDGARVTAVYVDGAAVDVAVAGQDAVIVLDNTPFYSESGGQVGDAGVLQNGTTRVVIEDTQKIQADVFGHHGQVVEGTVRVGDLLNAKVDGESRARIMRNHSATHLMHKALREVLGAHVQQKGSQVDAEKTRFDFAHNGPMTDEEIRKVEAIVNREILANAATQARVLPIAEAQKTGAMMLFGEKYGDEVRVLDIGSSRELCGGTHVSRTGDIGLFKIVAQGGVAAGIRRVEATTGEAAFAIVQQQDALLGELSATLKAPAAEAVARVAQLQEHLKAVEKELAKLKSEMVVMQLDELVAAGMRTIKGVKIVALRLENVDAASLRDVADKARDRLGEGVVLAAGVTDGKVSLVAMVTKSLTDKLKAGEIVGAAAQVVGGKGGGRPDMAQAGGTLPEKLPDAFATVMQLLESKL, from the coding sequence ATGAAAAGCGCAGAGATCCGCCGCCAGTTCCTTGAATTCTTCGCCTCCAAGGGGCACCAGATCGTCGATTCCAGTTCGCTGGTGCCAGGCGACGATCCGACGTTGTTGTTCACCAACGCGGGGATGAACCAGTTCAAGGACGTGTTCCTCGGTTTCGACAAGCGCCCCTATACCCGCGCGACCACCTCGCAGAAGTGCGTGCGCGCTGGCGGCAAGCATAACGACCTTGAAAACGTCGGCTACACCGCCCGCCACCACACCTTCTTCGAGATGCTGGGCAACTTCAGCTTCGGCGACTACTTCAAGCGCGACGCGATCAAGTACGCCTGGGAGTTGCTGACCGAGGTCTACAAGCTGCCGACCGAGAAGCTGTGGGTCACGGTGTATGCCGAGGACGACGAGGCCTACGACATCTGGACCAAGGAAGTCGGCGTGCCGGCCGAGCGGGTGATCCGCATCGGCGACAACAAGGGCGCGCGCTACGCATCCGACAACTTCTGGATGATGGGTGACACCGGGCCGTGCGGCCCCTGCACCGAGATCTTCTACGACCACGGCGAGCAGATCTGGGGCGGCCCGCCGGGAAGCCCGGACGAAGACGGCGACCGTTACATCGAGATCTGGAACAACGTGTTCATGCAGTTCAACCGCGACGAGGCCGGCGTGATGCACCCGCTGCCCAAGCCCAGCGTGGATACCGGCATGGGCCTCGAGCGGATCTCGGCAGTGCTGCAGCATGTGCATGCCAACTATGAGATCGACCTGTTCCAGAGCCTGATCAAGGCTGCCGCGCGCGAAACCCGCAGCAGCGACATGGACAGCCCGTCGCTGAAGGTGCTGGCCGATCACATCCGTGCCTGCTCGTTCCTGATCGCCGATGGCGTGATCCCGGGTAACGCCGGCCGCGGCTATGTGCTGCGCCGGATCATCCGCCGCGCGATCCGCCACGGCTACAAGCTGGGCGCCCGTGCCGCGTTCTTCCACAAGATGGTGCCGGATCTCGTCGCCGAAATGGGCGAGGCGTATCCCGAGCTGGTCAAGGAACAGGCGAAGGTCACCGCGATCCTGAAGGAAGAGGAAGACAGCTTCTTCCGCACCATCCAGAACGGCATGGAAATCCTTGATGCCACGCTGGCGGTGATGGACTCGAATGGCCGCAAGGAGCTCGATGGCGAGGTCGCCTTCAAGCTGCACGACACCTACGGCTTCCCGCTCGACCTGACGGCGGACATTTGCCGCGAACGCAACTACACCGTCGATGCGGCGGGCTTTGATGCCGCGATGGCGCGCCAGCGCGAACAGGCACGTGCTGCCGGCAAGTTCAAGATGGCAGCGGCGCTCGAATACAGCGGCAGCGCAACGACCTTCCACGGCTACGACAGGCTCAACGTGGATGGCGCACGCGTGACTGCGGTGTATGTGGATGGCGCTGCCGTCGACGTCGCCGTGGCCGGGCAGGATGCGGTGATCGTGCTCGACAACACGCCGTTCTATTCCGAGTCCGGCGGTCAGGTCGGCGATGCGGGCGTGCTGCAGAACGGCACCACGCGCGTTGTGATCGAGGATACGCAGAAAATCCAGGCAGACGTCTTCGGCCACCACGGTCAGGTCGTCGAAGGCACGGTGCGCGTCGGCGACTTGCTGAATGCCAAGGTCGATGGTGAGTCGCGGGCCCGCATCATGCGCAACCACTCGGCAACCCATCTGATGCACAAGGCGCTGCGCGAGGTCCTTGGCGCGCATGTGCAGCAGAAGGGTTCGCAGGTCGACGCGGAGAAGACCCGTTTCGACTTTGCCCACAACGGTCCGATGACCGACGAAGAGATCCGCAAGGTCGAGGCCATCGTCAATCGCGAGATCCTCGCCAACGCCGCCACCCAGGCGCGTGTGTTGCCGATCGCAGAAGCGCAGAAGACGGGCGCGATGATGCTGTTCGGCGAGAAGTACGGCGACGAGGTGCGTGTGCTCGATATCGGTTCGTCGCGCGAGCTGTGTGGCGGAACCCACGTCAGCAGAACGGGCGATATCGGCCTCTTCAAGATTGTGGCGCAAGGCGGCGTGGCGGCCGGCATCCGCCGGGTGGAAGCGACCACCGGCGAGGCCGCGTTCGCGATCGTCCAGCAGCAGGACGCGCTGCTTGGCGAACTGTCGGCAACCCTAAAGGCACCCGCGGCCGAGGCTGTGGCACGTGTGGCCCAACTGCAGGAGCATCTCAAGGCGGTTGAGAAAGAACTGGCCAAGCTCAAGAGCGAAATGGTCGTGATGCAGCTCGACGAGCTTGTGGCCGCCGGCATGCGCACCATCAAGGGTGTGAAGATTGTGGCCTTGCGACTGGAGAACGTCGATGCCGCCAGCCTGCGCGATGTCGCCGACAAGGCACGCGATCGTCTGGGCGAAGGTGTCGTGCTCGCTGCGGGGGTGACCGATGGCAAGGTGTCGCTGGTCGCGATGGTGACCAAGTCGCTGACCGACAAGCTCAAGGCGGGCGAAATCGTCGGCGCCGCGGCGCAGGTCGTCGGCGGCAAGGGTGGCGGCCGGCCCGACATGGCACAGGCCGGCGGCACGCTTCCGGAGAAGTTGCCGGACGCGTTCGCGACTGTCATGCAGTTGCTAGAGTCGAAACTCTGA
- a CDS encoding YchJ family protein: MRSRYAAYVLGLEDYLAETWAPETRPATLDLEEAPKPKWIGLEIRSAREDGDTATVEFVARYRVGGRAQRLHETSRFERRDGCWLYVDGTLHDA, from the coding sequence ATGCGATCGCGTTACGCCGCGTACGTACTGGGACTCGAAGACTACCTCGCCGAGACCTGGGCGCCGGAGACGCGCCCGGCAACCCTCGATCTGGAGGAAGCCCCCAAACCAAAGTGGATCGGGCTTGAGATACGTTCCGCGCGGGAAGACGGCGACACCGCTACTGTCGAGTTCGTCGCCCGCTACCGCGTCGGCGGCCGCGCACAGCGCTTGCACGAAACCAGCCGATTCGAGCGTCGAGACGGGTGCTGGCTTTACGTCGACGGCACACTTCACGACGCCTGA
- the gltX gene encoding glutamate--tRNA ligase produces MTRRIRTRFAPSPTGFLHIGGARTALFSWAYARHHGGDFILRIEDTDVARSTPEAVQAILDGMNWLGLEWDEGPFYQMQRMDRYKQVIGQMLEAGTAYYCYTTPEELEAIREAQRDRGDKPRYDGRWRPEAGKVLPTPPEGVKPVVRFKNPTSGKVAWKDVVKGDIEFDNAELDDLIIARPDGTPTYNFCVVVDDWDMGITHVIRGDDHVNNTPRQINILRALGAEVPEYGHLSMILGSDGQKLSKRHGAVSVMQYDDDGYLVEAVINYLARLGWSHGDDEIFSREQFVEWFDLDRITPSAAQFNFEKLDWLNAHYIKQADPARLAADASRRLTQRGVSLADGPALEAVIALYHERVNTLVQLADSVEPYYIDVTPSEELAAQHFTDAAKAALASLRARLAEVAWDKATLSAAIKETCTEHALKMPQVAIPLRVALLGVTQTPAIDAVLEVIGRDRVIARLGRIA; encoded by the coding sequence ATGACTCGACGCATCCGCACTCGCTTTGCTCCCAGCCCGACGGGTTTCCTTCACATTGGTGGTGCGCGCACCGCGCTGTTTTCGTGGGCGTATGCCCGCCATCATGGCGGCGATTTCATCCTGCGGATCGAGGACACCGACGTCGCGCGTTCGACGCCCGAGGCGGTGCAGGCGATTCTTGACGGCATGAACTGGCTGGGCCTCGAATGGGACGAGGGTCCCTTCTACCAGATGCAGCGCATGGATCGTTACAAACAGGTGATCGGCCAGATGCTGGAAGCGGGCACGGCCTACTACTGCTACACGACGCCCGAAGAACTGGAGGCGATCCGCGAGGCGCAGCGCGACCGCGGCGACAAGCCGCGCTACGACGGCCGCTGGCGCCCGGAGGCTGGCAAGGTTTTGCCAACGCCCCCGGAGGGCGTGAAGCCGGTGGTGCGCTTCAAGAATCCGACGTCCGGCAAAGTGGCCTGGAAGGACGTGGTCAAGGGTGACATCGAATTCGACAACGCGGAACTCGACGACCTGATCATTGCGCGCCCCGATGGCACGCCGACCTACAACTTCTGCGTGGTGGTGGACGATTGGGACATGGGCATCACCCACGTGATTCGTGGCGACGACCATGTGAACAACACGCCGCGCCAGATCAACATCCTGCGCGCCTTGGGTGCCGAGGTGCCGGAATATGGGCATCTGTCGATGATCCTTGGCTCCGATGGGCAGAAGCTCTCGAAGCGCCATGGCGCGGTCAGCGTGATGCAGTACGACGACGATGGCTACCTCGTCGAAGCGGTCATCAACTATCTGGCGCGTCTGGGCTGGAGCCATGGCGACGACGAGATTTTCTCGCGCGAGCAGTTTGTCGAATGGTTCGACCTTGATCGCATCACCCCGTCGGCCGCGCAATTCAATTTCGAAAAGCTTGATTGGCTCAATGCGCACTACATCAAGCAGGCCGATCCCGCTCGCCTTGCGGCGGACGCGTCGCGTCGCCTCACGCAGCGTGGCGTGTCGCTGGCAGATGGTCCCGCGCTCGAGGCCGTGATCGCGCTGTATCACGAACGGGTAAACACCCTGGTGCAACTGGCCGATTCGGTGGAGCCGTATTACATCGACGTTACCCCCTCGGAGGAACTGGCGGCGCAGCATTTCACCGATGCAGCGAAGGCGGCGCTGGCCTCGCTGCGCGCACGGCTTGCCGAAGTTGCCTGGGACAAGGCGACGCTGAGTGCAGCGATCAAGGAAACGTGCACCGAGCACGCGCTGAAGATGCCGCAGGTCGCGATTCCGCTGCGCGTGGCCCTTCTGGGCGTCACTCAGACGCCCGCGATCGATGCGGTGCTGGAAGTGATCGGGCGCGATCGGGTGATCGCACGCCTGGGTCGCATTGCCTGA
- a CDS encoding HD-GYP domain-containing protein, with protein sequence MKEFLAASDLELGMFVAELDRPWIETPFLLQGFVLESEEQLQQIRALCRIVMIDRERSDARHHQDRQPVAPEQPTAPRPTPLTMVRGDSPPPDFFQLLRLLKSYEPQKDGAGPREGPVLAWVAPKHGDGELGAVKAPKGERGETLLGWLGRKAFGRRTRREDHQEGDAAELAPDLPYPIDVPLEQELLTAAPIHAAAMGVVRDIMRDVERQLPPNLGQAREVVQDMMRSVTRHPDALLWLTRLKRTDRYTYDHALDCCTYAMVFARHLGLPEERIAMLGMAGLLWDVGKLRLSARLLAKDGPLTPLEYEIFRTHVDSAVHILRADPDTDPLIVEIVARHHERIDGSGYPAGLVGDVIGVFAEMAGIVDSFCAMTRHRSWRPAVSTQQGLESLITLRGKRFSPELIDQFIQCIGIYPAGTLVELNSGEVAVVIAQNRVRRLKPRVMVLLSSDHSPNSNPHTLDLLYDPPIPGGSEPYRIVRSLPENAFGIDPAQFYLA encoded by the coding sequence TTGAAGGAATTTCTCGCCGCATCGGATCTCGAACTCGGCATGTTCGTTGCCGAACTCGATCGGCCATGGATCGAAACCCCTTTTCTGCTGCAGGGCTTCGTGCTTGAGAGCGAAGAACAGTTGCAGCAGATCAGGGCGCTCTGCCGTATCGTCATGATCGACCGCGAGCGTTCCGATGCGCGCCACCACCAAGACCGGCAGCCCGTTGCGCCGGAACAACCCACGGCGCCACGACCCACGCCTCTGACAATGGTGCGCGGCGATTCGCCGCCACCGGATTTCTTTCAACTCCTGCGCCTGCTCAAATCGTACGAGCCACAAAAGGATGGCGCTGGCCCGCGCGAGGGTCCCGTCCTGGCCTGGGTGGCGCCAAAACATGGCGACGGCGAGTTGGGGGCGGTAAAGGCGCCCAAAGGCGAACGTGGCGAGACGCTGTTGGGATGGCTTGGCCGCAAGGCCTTTGGCCGACGAACGCGCCGAGAGGATCATCAAGAAGGGGATGCGGCCGAGCTCGCACCGGACCTGCCTTATCCAATCGACGTGCCGCTGGAGCAGGAACTCCTGACTGCTGCCCCGATCCACGCTGCGGCCATGGGGGTGGTGCGGGACATCATGCGGGATGTCGAACGCCAATTGCCCCCCAATCTGGGGCAGGCGCGCGAAGTGGTGCAGGACATGATGCGCAGCGTGACCCGGCACCCCGATGCGCTGCTCTGGTTGACCCGCCTCAAGCGCACCGATCGCTACACGTACGACCACGCACTCGATTGCTGCACCTACGCAATGGTGTTTGCGCGGCATCTTGGTCTGCCCGAGGAGCGAATCGCAATGCTCGGAATGGCAGGGTTGCTGTGGGATGTCGGCAAGTTGCGGCTGTCGGCACGCCTGCTGGCAAAGGATGGACCGCTGACGCCACTGGAGTATGAGATCTTCCGCACGCATGTGGACAGCGCGGTACACATCCTGCGCGCAGACCCGGATACCGATCCACTGATAGTCGAAATTGTGGCGCGACACCATGAACGTATTGACGGCAGCGGATATCCCGCCGGCTTGGTGGGCGACGTGATTGGCGTGTTTGCGGAGATGGCCGGCATTGTCGATAGCTTCTGCGCCATGACGCGGCATCGTTCATGGCGCCCCGCTGTCTCTACCCAGCAGGGTCTTGAGTCGCTGATCACGCTGCGGGGAAAGCGCTTCAGCCCTGAACTGATTGATCAGTTCATCCAGTGCATCGGCATCTATCCAGCCGGAACACTGGTTGAGCTCAATTCCGGCGAGGTCGCTGTGGTGATCGCGCAGAACCGGGTGCGCCGACTCAAGCCCAGGGTGATGGTGCTGCTGTCGAGCGACCATTCACCCAATTCGAATCCCCATACGCTTGACCTCCTTTATGACCCGCCGATCCCTGGCGGCAGTGAGCCATACCGCATCGTGCGTTCGCTCCCCGAAAACGCGTTCGGAATCGATCCGGCGCAGTTCTACCTCGCATGA
- the ugpQ gene encoding glycerophosphodiester phosphodiesterase, producing MGQWSLPRIVAHRCGGTLAPENTLIGLEFALAHGCRGVEFDVMLSVDRTPILIHDETLERTTNGRGRVCETSDATLHALDAGAWRAERFAGERIPFFADAIRRCRALGIAANVEIKPAAGFERETGRIAAEVAARGWAGDDRLPVLSSFSLDALEAAAAAAPTLPRAILFDTIPADWALHVRRLGAAGLVCNAKRLTPAVAASVKQADLMLGVYTENDPECARALLGWGVDSVITDRPDLLAVLA from the coding sequence ATGGGCCAGTGGTCGCTGCCGCGCATTGTCGCGCATCGCTGCGGCGGCACGCTGGCCCCCGAAAACACGCTGATCGGACTGGAATTCGCGCTGGCGCATGGATGCCGCGGCGTGGAGTTCGACGTCATGCTCAGCGTTGACCGCACCCCGATCCTGATTCACGACGAGACGCTCGAACGCACCACCAACGGCCGCGGTCGAGTCTGTGAGACTTCCGATGCGACACTCCACGCTTTGGACGCAGGCGCATGGCGCGCAGAACGGTTCGCCGGCGAACGGATTCCTTTCTTCGCCGACGCGATCCGGCGCTGTCGCGCGCTCGGCATCGCCGCCAACGTCGAAATCAAGCCGGCGGCAGGCTTTGAGCGGGAGACCGGGCGCATCGCGGCGGAGGTCGCCGCGCGCGGCTGGGCTGGCGACGATCGGCTGCCGGTATTGTCGTCGTTCAGCCTCGATGCCCTCGAAGCCGCAGCAGCGGCGGCACCGACCCTGCCACGAGCGATCCTGTTCGACACGATCCCGGCGGATTGGGCGCTGCACGTGCGGCGCCTTGGCGCCGCCGGGCTGGTCTGCAATGCCAAACGGCTGACGCCTGCAGTGGCTGCCTCGGTAAAGCAAGCTGATCTCATGCTCGGCGTTTACACCGAAAATGATCCCGAATGCGCCCGAGCCCTGCTCGGCTGGGGCGTCGACTCTGTCATCACCGATCGGCCAGATCTGCTCGCGGTACTTGCCTGA
- the rlmM gene encoding 23S rRNA (cytidine(2498)-2'-O)-methyltransferase RlmM gives MDFTSRALAYCRPGFEKDLAAEFATRSARSSVAGHALATPDSGFVLYEFDAPLDEAQRIISYDQLIFARQLVWVRETLEDLPEKDRLAPILAAINRIHGRFGRVWAETADTNEAKTLSSFLKRFMPHVERALNDSRRLIDKNDALNLHLFFIDSSRVFIGTSDPASASPWPMGIARLRMPREAPSRSTLKLAEAFFGLLSEDERNATLRAGLRAVDLGAAPGGWTWQFASRGLLVTAVDNGPMSEIVRATGLVEHVRADGFVWKPSKPVEWMVCDMVEQPSRVAQLVAEWVASGRCRRSMFNLKLPMKKRHDAIEQARNLIYKRMSVSGRDWTLRFKHLYHDREEVTGYLAALKQA, from the coding sequence ATGGACTTCACCAGCCGCGCCCTCGCCTATTGCCGACCCGGCTTCGAGAAAGACCTTGCCGCCGAGTTCGCGACCAGGAGCGCCCGCTCCAGCGTTGCCGGCCACGCCCTCGCGACCCCTGACAGCGGATTCGTCCTGTATGAATTCGACGCCCCGCTGGACGAAGCACAACGGATCATTTCGTACGACCAACTGATTTTCGCACGGCAACTGGTCTGGGTACGCGAGACGCTTGAAGATCTTCCCGAGAAAGATCGCCTCGCGCCGATCCTCGCCGCCATAAATCGTATCCACGGTCGATTTGGCAGGGTGTGGGCCGAGACGGCCGACACCAATGAAGCGAAGACGCTGTCGTCTTTCCTGAAGCGTTTCATGCCGCATGTCGAGCGCGCGCTCAACGACAGTCGCCGCCTGATCGACAAGAACGACGCCTTGAATCTGCACCTGTTCTTCATCGACTCGTCCCGCGTATTCATCGGCACGTCCGACCCCGCCAGTGCATCGCCCTGGCCGATGGGGATTGCACGCCTGCGCATGCCACGCGAAGCGCCGAGCCGCTCGACGTTGAAGCTCGCCGAGGCTTTTTTCGGCCTGCTCAGCGAAGACGAACGCAACGCGACGCTGCGCGCGGGGCTCCGTGCGGTCGATCTCGGTGCTGCGCCGGGCGGTTGGACTTGGCAATTTGCGAGCCGTGGATTGTTGGTCACTGCAGTTGATAACGGCCCGATGAGCGAAATCGTTAGGGCAACCGGACTGGTCGAGCATGTGCGCGCCGATGGTTTCGTGTGGAAACCCTCGAAACCGGTCGAATGGATGGTCTGCGACATGGTCGAACAGCCCTCACGCGTCGCCCAGCTGGTGGCCGAATGGGTGGCATCCGGGCGCTGCCGCCGTTCGATGTTCAACTTGAAACTGCCGATGAAGAAACGCCACGACGCCATCGAGCAGGCACGCAACCTGATCTACAAGCGCATGTCGGTATCCGGCCGCGACTGGACGCTACGTTTCAAGCACCTCTATCACGACCGCGAAGAGGTGACCGGCTACCTCGCAGCGCTAAAGCAAGCGTGA